The Elgaria multicarinata webbii isolate HBS135686 ecotype San Diego chromosome 4, rElgMul1.1.pri, whole genome shotgun sequence genome contains a region encoding:
- the ZNF513 gene encoding zinc finger protein 513 isoform X2, with product MPRRKQRHPQPVKVDAAGAPAEPPGEENPALPQQQQQPPPPGSCFLLKPDLELELEEEEEEEEEDDEEEDDDEENNTPILAFEKESEDSFGGTPGRLPAYALSEEEEEEEDFPPLGRAPEEEEEEGGGSGSGSSSSGSGESEGGPGQACQHCGLPAPGPAPCCPPGAGDEEGPPSGPRVVFSCQLCPFASHYSSHLKRHMKTHNGDKPYRCPHCPYASAQLVNLTRHLRTHTGEKPYRCPSCPFACSSLGNLKRHQRVHGQARPLRCGSCSCRCGHDNPLQPHSAAGTQGESEAEMEGPPVAEEEEAEQQQLLLPPPPPLLPSSPFLRPEDSGPVLPELLFPFTCRACGLVLEADEGLGEPVCGRCSLAVLGAEPASPKGFSCQLCPFVTTYPNHLARHMKTHSGEKPFACALCPYASAHLDNLKRHQRVHTGEKPYKCPLCPYACGNLANLKRHGRIHSGDKPFRCRLCSYSCNQSMNLKRHMLRHTGEKPFQCRICPYTTGHWDNYKRHQKVHGQGLAEEGGPGPDGSRP from the exons ATGCCCCGCCGGAAGCAGCGCCACCCGCAGCCCGTCAAAG TGGACGCGGCTGGCGCTCCGGCCGAGCCTCCGGGAGAGGAGAATCCGGCGcttccacagcagcagcagcagccgcctccgCCGGGCAGCTGCTTCCTCTTGAAGCCTGACCTGGAGCTCgagctggaggaggaagaggaggaggaggaagaagacgacgaggaggaggacgacgacgaggagaACAACACCCCAATCCTGGCCTTCGAGAAGGAATCGGAAG ACTCCTTCGGGGGAACGCCTGGCAGGCTGCCAGCCTACGCGctgagcgaggaggaggaggaggaggaggacttccCGCCTCTGGGCCGGgcaccagaggaggaggaggaggagggcggcggcagcggcagcggcagcagcagcagcggcagcggtgaGAGCGAGGGGGGGCCGGGCCAGGCTTGCCAGCACTGTGGCCTGCCTGCTCCAGGCCCTGCTCCCTGCTGCCCCCCTGGGGCAGGGGATGAGGAAGGCCCCCCCTCTGGGCCACGTGTGGTCTTCTcctgccagctgtgccccttcgcCTCGCACTACTCCAGTCACCTCAAGCGGCACATGAAGACCCACAACGGGGACAAGCCCTACCGCTGCCCTCACTGCCCTTACGCCTCGGCCCAGCTGGTCAACCTGACGCGCCATCTGCGCACccacactggcgagaagccctacCGCTGCCCTAGCTGCCCCTTCGCCTGCAGCAGCCTGGGCAACCTCAAGAGGCACCAGCGAGTCCACGGCCAGGCGCGTCCGCTGCGCTGCGGCTCCTGCAGCTGCCGCTGTGGCCATGACAACCCCCTCCAGCCCCACAGTGCTGCGGGCACCCAGGGGGAGTCGGAGGCAGAGATGGAGGGCCCCCCTgttgcggaggaggaggaggcag aacagcagcagctgctgctgccgccacctccgCCCCTGCTGCCCAGCTCCCCTTTCctgcggcctgaagactccggCCCTGTTCTGCCTGAGCTGCTCTTCCCGTTCACCTGCCGGGCCTGTGGGCTGGTTCTGGAGGCAGACGAGGGCCTGGGCGAGCCGGTCTGTGGGCGTTGCAGCTTGGCCGTGCTGGGGGCCGAGCCGGCCTCTCCGAAGGGATTCtcgtgccagctgtgcccctttgTGACCACCTACCCGAACCACCTGGCCCGCCACATGAAGACGCACAGCGGGGAGAAGCCCTTTGCCTGCGCCCTGTGCCCGTATGCCTCAGCCCACTTGGACAACCTCAAACGCCACCAGCGGgtgcacacgggcgagaagccctacaagTGCCCCCTGTGCCCGTACGCCTGTGGCAACCTGGCCAACCTCAAGCGCCACGGCCGCATCCACTCCGGGGACAAGCCTTTCCGCTGCCGCCTCTGCTCCTACTCCTGCAACCAGAGCATGAACCTCAAGCGCCACATGCTGAggcacacgggcgagaagcccttcCAGTGCCGCATCTGCCCCTACACCACCGGCCACTGGGACAACTACAAGCGCCACCAGAAGGTGCACGGCCAGGGCCTGGCGGAGGAAGGGGGGCCCGGCCCGGACGGCAGCCGGCCCTGA
- the ZNF513 gene encoding zinc finger protein 513 isoform X1, which translates to MPRRKQRHPQPVKVDAAGAPAEPPGEENPALPQQQQQPPPPGSCFLLKPDLELELEEEEEEEEEDDEEEDDDEENNTPILAFEKESEDSFGGTPGRLPAYALSEEEEEEEDFPPLGRAPEEEEEEGGGSGSGSSSSGSGESEGGPGQACQHCGLPAPGPAPCCPPGAGDEEGPPSGPRVVFSCQLCPFASHYSSHLKRHMKTHNGDKPYRCPHCPYASAQLVNLTRHLRTHTGEKPYRCPSCPFACSSLGNLKRHQRVHGQARPLRCGSCSCRCGHDNPLQPHSAAGTQGESEAEMEGPPVAEEEEAGTWQGLLLPPPPPLLPSSPFLRPEDSGPVLPELLFPFTCRACGLVLEADEGLGEPVCGRCSLAVLGAEPASPKGFSCQLCPFVTTYPNHLARHMKTHSGEKPFACALCPYASAHLDNLKRHQRVHTGEKPYKCPLCPYACGNLANLKRHGRIHSGDKPFRCRLCSYSCNQSMNLKRHMLRHTGEKPFQCRICPYTTGHWDNYKRHQKVHGQGLAEEGGPGPDGSRP; encoded by the exons ATGCCCCGCCGGAAGCAGCGCCACCCGCAGCCCGTCAAAG TGGACGCGGCTGGCGCTCCGGCCGAGCCTCCGGGAGAGGAGAATCCGGCGcttccacagcagcagcagcagccgcctccgCCGGGCAGCTGCTTCCTCTTGAAGCCTGACCTGGAGCTCgagctggaggaggaagaggaggaggaggaagaagacgacgaggaggaggacgacgacgaggagaACAACACCCCAATCCTGGCCTTCGAGAAGGAATCGGAAG ACTCCTTCGGGGGAACGCCTGGCAGGCTGCCAGCCTACGCGctgagcgaggaggaggaggaggaggaggacttccCGCCTCTGGGCCGGgcaccagaggaggaggaggaggagggcggcggcagcggcagcggcagcagcagcagcggcagcggtgaGAGCGAGGGGGGGCCGGGCCAGGCTTGCCAGCACTGTGGCCTGCCTGCTCCAGGCCCTGCTCCCTGCTGCCCCCCTGGGGCAGGGGATGAGGAAGGCCCCCCCTCTGGGCCACGTGTGGTCTTCTcctgccagctgtgccccttcgcCTCGCACTACTCCAGTCACCTCAAGCGGCACATGAAGACCCACAACGGGGACAAGCCCTACCGCTGCCCTCACTGCCCTTACGCCTCGGCCCAGCTGGTCAACCTGACGCGCCATCTGCGCACccacactggcgagaagccctacCGCTGCCCTAGCTGCCCCTTCGCCTGCAGCAGCCTGGGCAACCTCAAGAGGCACCAGCGAGTCCACGGCCAGGCGCGTCCGCTGCGCTGCGGCTCCTGCAGCTGCCGCTGTGGCCATGACAACCCCCTCCAGCCCCACAGTGCTGCGGGCACCCAGGGGGAGTCGGAGGCAGAGATGGAGGGCCCCCCTgttgcggaggaggaggaggcaggtacgtggcagggg ctgctgctgccgccacctccgCCCCTGCTGCCCAGCTCCCCTTTCctgcggcctgaagactccggCCCTGTTCTGCCTGAGCTGCTCTTCCCGTTCACCTGCCGGGCCTGTGGGCTGGTTCTGGAGGCAGACGAGGGCCTGGGCGAGCCGGTCTGTGGGCGTTGCAGCTTGGCCGTGCTGGGGGCCGAGCCGGCCTCTCCGAAGGGATTCtcgtgccagctgtgcccctttgTGACCACCTACCCGAACCACCTGGCCCGCCACATGAAGACGCACAGCGGGGAGAAGCCCTTTGCCTGCGCCCTGTGCCCGTATGCCTCAGCCCACTTGGACAACCTCAAACGCCACCAGCGGgtgcacacgggcgagaagccctacaagTGCCCCCTGTGCCCGTACGCCTGTGGCAACCTGGCCAACCTCAAGCGCCACGGCCGCATCCACTCCGGGGACAAGCCTTTCCGCTGCCGCCTCTGCTCCTACTCCTGCAACCAGAGCATGAACCTCAAGCGCCACATGCTGAggcacacgggcgagaagcccttcCAGTGCCGCATCTGCCCCTACACCACCGGCCACTGGGACAACTACAAGCGCCACCAGAAGGTGCACGGCCAGGGCCTGGCGGAGGAAGGGGGGCCCGGCCCGGACGGCAGCCGGCCCTGA
- the ZNF513 gene encoding zinc finger protein 513 isoform X3 yields MKTHNGDKPYRCPHCPYASAQLVNLTRHLRTHTGEKPYRCPSCPFACSSLGNLKRHQRVHGQARPLRCGSCSCRCGHDNPLQPHSAAGTQGESEAEMEGPPVAEEEEAGTWQGLLLPPPPPLLPSSPFLRPEDSGPVLPELLFPFTCRACGLVLEADEGLGEPVCGRCSLAVLGAEPASPKGFSCQLCPFVTTYPNHLARHMKTHSGEKPFACALCPYASAHLDNLKRHQRVHTGEKPYKCPLCPYACGNLANLKRHGRIHSGDKPFRCRLCSYSCNQSMNLKRHMLRHTGEKPFQCRICPYTTGHWDNYKRHQKVHGQGLAEEGGPGPDGSRP; encoded by the exons ATGAAGACCCACAACGGGGACAAGCCCTACCGCTGCCCTCACTGCCCTTACGCCTCGGCCCAGCTGGTCAACCTGACGCGCCATCTGCGCACccacactggcgagaagccctacCGCTGCCCTAGCTGCCCCTTCGCCTGCAGCAGCCTGGGCAACCTCAAGAGGCACCAGCGAGTCCACGGCCAGGCGCGTCCGCTGCGCTGCGGCTCCTGCAGCTGCCGCTGTGGCCATGACAACCCCCTCCAGCCCCACAGTGCTGCGGGCACCCAGGGGGAGTCGGAGGCAGAGATGGAGGGCCCCCCTgttgcggaggaggaggaggcaggtacgtggcagggg ctgctgctgccgccacctccgCCCCTGCTGCCCAGCTCCCCTTTCctgcggcctgaagactccggCCCTGTTCTGCCTGAGCTGCTCTTCCCGTTCACCTGCCGGGCCTGTGGGCTGGTTCTGGAGGCAGACGAGGGCCTGGGCGAGCCGGTCTGTGGGCGTTGCAGCTTGGCCGTGCTGGGGGCCGAGCCGGCCTCTCCGAAGGGATTCtcgtgccagctgtgcccctttgTGACCACCTACCCGAACCACCTGGCCCGCCACATGAAGACGCACAGCGGGGAGAAGCCCTTTGCCTGCGCCCTGTGCCCGTATGCCTCAGCCCACTTGGACAACCTCAAACGCCACCAGCGGgtgcacacgggcgagaagccctacaagTGCCCCCTGTGCCCGTACGCCTGTGGCAACCTGGCCAACCTCAAGCGCCACGGCCGCATCCACTCCGGGGACAAGCCTTTCCGCTGCCGCCTCTGCTCCTACTCCTGCAACCAGAGCATGAACCTCAAGCGCCACATGCTGAggcacacgggcgagaagcccttcCAGTGCCGCATCTGCCCCTACACCACCGGCCACTGGGACAACTACAAGCGCCACCAGAAGGTGCACGGCCAGGGCCTGGCGGAGGAAGGGGGGCCCGGCCCGGACGGCAGCCGGCCCTGA
- the SNX17 gene encoding sorting nexin-17, translating into MHFSIPETETRAGDGGGGGSSTAAYVAYSIHVNGVLHCQVRYSQLLGLHEQLRKEYGANVVPAFPPKKIFTLTPVEVEQRREQLEKYMQAVRQDPLLGGSEIFNSFLRKAQQETQQIPTEEAHLEVLLSNGQKVKVNILTSDQTEDVLEAVASKLDLPEDLIGYFHLFLVREAKDGAFSFIRKLQEFELPYVSVTSLRNPEYKILLRKSYWDSAYDEDVMEQQVGLNLLYAQTVADIERGWILANKEQHRQLKSLQEKVSKKEFIRLAQTLKYYGYLKFDPCVTDFPEKGCHVIVGAGNSELNFQVKLPNDQIKEGSFKVTRMRCWRVTSSVPVHNGTSATTAGKSEVKLELAFEYLMSKDRLQWVTITSPQAIMLSICLQSMVDELMVKKSGGSIRKMFRRRPNGTLQQPGSQQALKSPPLLDSPDGSRESIAKVSSKLGSVSLRAISHSSSSADLGADDFHGNYAFEGIGEEDL; encoded by the exons GCCTACAGCATCCACGTGAACGGGGTCTTGCACTGCCAAGTGCGCTACAGCCAGTTGCTGGGCCTGCACGAACAG CTGAGGAAAGAATATGGCGCCAACGTGGTGCCTGCCTTTCCGCCAAAGAAGATCTTCACCCTCACCCCCGTGGAGGTGGAGCAGCGGCGGGAGCAGCTGGAGAAGTACATGCAAGCCG TGCGTCAGGACCCCTTGCTGGGAGGCAGCGAGATCTTCAACAGCTTCCTGCGCAAAGCCCAGCAG GAGACCCAGCAGATCCCCACTGAGGAGGCGCACCTGGAGGTGCTGCTGTCCAACGGGCAGAAGGTGAAAGTCAACATCCTCACGTCAGACCAAACGGAAGATGTCCTGGAG GCTGTGGCCTCGAAGCTGGACTTGCCAGAGGACTTGATTGGCTACTTTCATCTCTTCCTGGTGCGGGAAGCCAAGGACGGAGCCTTTTCCT TCATCCGGAAGCTGCAAGAGTTTGAGTTGCCCTACGTGTCGGTGACTAGCCTCCGCAACCCCGAGTACAAGATCCTCCTGCGCAAGAG CTACTGGGACTCTGCCTATGATGAGGATGTCATGGAGCAGCAGGTGGGGCTGAACTTGCTCTACGCCCAG ACAGTTGCAGACATCGAGAGGGGCTGGATCCTTGCCAACAAGGAGCAGCACCGTCAGCTGAAGTCCCTGCAGGAGAAGGTCTCCAAGAAGGAG TTCATCCGCTTGGCACAGACCCTCAAGTATTACGGCTATCTCAAATTCGACCCCTGTGTCACGGACTTCCCCGAGAAGGGCTGCCATGTCATTGTTGGGGCAGGGAACAGTGAGCTGAACTTCCAGGTCAAGCTGCCCAATGACCAGATCAAGGAGGGGAGTTTCAAGGTGACCCGGATGCGCTGCTGGCGGGTTACGTCCTCG GTGCCTGTGCACAATGGGACGTCCGCCACCACTGCCGGCAAGTCGGAGGTGAAGCTGGAACTTGCCTTTGAGTATCTGATGAGTAAGGATCGCCTGCAGTGGGTCACGATCACCAGCCCACAG GCCATAATGCTGAGCATCTGCTTGCAGTCTATGGTGGATGAGCTGATGGTGAAGAAGTCAGGAGGCAGCATCCGGAAG ATGTTCCGCAGGCGCCCCAACGGAACCCTGCAGCAGCCAGGCAGCCAGCAAGCCCTGAAGTCTCCCCCTCTTTTG GATTCTCCCGACGGCAGCAGGGAATCTATTGCAAAGGTCTCG AGCAAACTTGGCTCAGTCAGCCTGCGGGCCATCAGCCATTCCAGCTCTTCTGCCGACCTGGGGGCCGATGATTTCCACGGCAACTACGCCTTTGAGGGCATTGGCGAGGAGGACCTCTAG